In Chrysemys picta bellii isolate R12L10 chromosome 4, ASM1138683v2, whole genome shotgun sequence, the sequence aagatttaaaggggccatgctctctaaaccccaaaagGGGTTACACTGTATAttagtttatttaaaattaacagGAACTCCCTGAAGCACTAGACAAAAGCCGGTAGCTGAGAATAGTCTTGAAGCCTTAGGAATGGTGGAAACTGAAAGGGAGCAGGGACTGGTCCAATACATCGGGGGAGAGAAACACATTCGGAGTTTTAAAGGTTAGATTGTCACTCCTAACTCCCCCATTGTACAGAAACAGCCATAACTAAATGCTCAGAGCCCCAGTTCCCCACGTGCAGGCTCAGCAGCAGATGGGAAGAAGCACTGCAGCACCTTGGTCTCGCCTTTCAGAAATAAAAGTGGCAAGCCACCTACCTCCCTGGGGGGCTGGATCTGGTCTGCCAGCTTCTCTCCTTGTCCGGCCACATCCTGGTCCTCTGACGTACCATCATCTTTTCTAGAATCCTCTGCGGCATGCACATTCACAGGTGATCCAATCTGCGGCCTCTCGGAGAAAGATAGCACATCAATTCAAGATGCTTGAAGAGCATGAGACACTGAGCCAGGTGAGCCAAGGACAGGTGATGATCCACCCCACTCAGGGGCTTGAACGCAAACAAACTAAGGAAACTGGGCTTCCTAGAGCCAGCATTCACTGCATTAAAGCAAGAAGCTCTCTCTCAACCAAGTTCCACCCTCAGCCCCAGACAGCTGTCCTCTTTAGCTCATCCAAGCCAGAGTGAGCAACTCTGCTGAGCTCACTCCCCATTTATAGTCCCTTAGGTAGCAGTAATTCACTCCAGTTGAGCCCAGCCACACTTCCTTCATAGAAGGGCTACTTCGCTAACATTGCACTGATGACAGGGATCAGTGGTAGCATCTCAGAGAGAAGTAACTCTCTCCCTGCTAGTCACCAATGGtagaaaattttcagttttaggAATACGAGGTGCTTGGAGTAATGCTGGGACAGATTGTTCCAAGCTACGTTGGAAGTGTAATAAAAACAGAATAGTTCCAATGCTTTCTGTACTGTTTCTGTAAATAAAGAGGAGGCTGGAAAAAGACAGACGTGACTGTCGTTTCTGTAACTAAACTCCCTTGAGGATGCGACCTTAGACCCTAAAACAGGAAGAACCAAAAACTAACTAAATTCTCTTAAACTCATTTTTGCTGGTAGAAAGGGCATGTCACACCACCAGTTTCCGCTAAAAGAGTGGTTCAAATGAGCCGATTGTCAGGATACAGAGATAACCCCACTAGGTTGCTGAGcaaaagaaagttttaaaaaaagagaccttttaaatatgtttttgttacaaaacttcatagaatatcagggttggaagggacctcaggaggtcacctagtccaaccccctgctcaaagcagtactaATTCCCAACTatatcattccagccagggctttgtcaagctgaccttaaaaacccctaaggaaggagattccaccaccttcctaagtaacccattccagagtTCAGTTAACTGTTTATAGCCATCCTTTTAGAAGCCTGAATCAAACACCTGAATTTATGTACCAACATCTTCCACTACCTTTTCTTTTCAAATCAATAGGTGGGTGGCACAGACCAAGCTGGGGCTCAATCTCATTCTAGCACACATGCATGCTACATAACCTGGTAGGGGGGTCCAACAGGTCAGGGTCACAGTGTTCCCCCCAAGgtgctggcaaaaaaaaaaaaaaaaaaaacggcacTGAATCTTTTGGATTTTGTGGAGAGGGTGAAAAGAGTTGCAGAAAATTTGTAAGCAGATTTAACAGAAGAAAGTAAGTCGTCTCCCCCTTCAAGCCTCTTTCATATTGCCCACCACCCTCTTCCCTTCAAAAAAGCCCTCAGACCTTAAACAGATTTATCAGGAAACATTCACATGGATTTAAAATTTAGGTTGCCATTTTACTTAATGCCCAACTAGTTTCTTTGAAGAAAATTAAATTCCATGATTACCTAGCGTATATGATAAAATCAGATTGAAGCAAAAGCCAGCAACTGGGCTGCTGTACAGTCTCTCTGGATGGAATTGTAATTATGAAGGCAGCAGgaatctcagtctctcctgtgctGCAGATTTCATTAGCATCAAAGCCAGGATTACCTCAAGTTGTGGTTTTTGTGAGGGATTTTTAAAAGGAGGACACTAAACTGGTGAGACCCAAATTTTGACCTATTTAACTCATCTGTTTctgaaagtttgtgtgtgtgtgtgtgtttggggggggggggggagtgtttttTGGGGATAGGAAAGGGAAGGTTAAGACAAAGCTTTCAACAGTTTTAGAGAAAAGCTGAATGTGTGCAACTCtaatgttttttaattattaaaaatatcctTCAGCCAGAGCTCAGACAATTTCCTGTTGGAAGCTAGTTAGCTCTGTGATCCAAATAACCTGAGGTGAGTCATGGGTTATATTTTACTATTTTATAAGCATTAAAATAACCCCAAGTCAAGAGGAATAGCTCTTCCAATATCGTCTACAGTGTACAGAACCTGAAAACAGAAAGTTGAGGTCTCCAATGCCCTGGAGAGGAACAGCTGCCAGACACCGCTGATTcagaaggaggtgggggagagacagattATCCTCCATTTCCCTGATGTTGAGGAACATTTAATGTGGGTCATCACACAAAGATCTTTTCCTACCTGCACTGTGAGGCCTCGGACACTGATGAGGCGATTGTCTGGGATGCAGATTCTGGTTTTGGGGCTGAATCTTCATTCTCTAGCAATGGGTGGAAGATGGAGAGAAGATGAAACAGCTTTTAACCTTTGAGAATGTGCAGACAATAAAGCAAAACTCTAGCTATCCAGCGTCACCGAGGTCATGCACCCTTGGAGCCTAAAGCTGGACCTGGCAACCTTCTGTGCCGTatgctatccctcccccacagcagacAGAAAGGGTTTTTAATGCTTTCAATGGCCCTCAGTGGAGTGTTTGGGAAAAGATAACATTGATCCTTATGTCCTGTGTCAGAAACGATCAAAACAAATTTCTGTTCAGATGTAGGCTCCAGGTTTCCCCCTAGTCTCCAGAACCCAGGGCAAGCTCTGTCCCCATATGATTCCAGTGCATGCTCTACAGTCTTGCTGTCTGCTTCCATTACCCATAGAAGATCGTTAATTGGGCACTGACAGGCTCCCAATtacacagatttttaaagttgCGCATTACAGTAGGAATTCTCTTTTACTTGTTTTTCATAGAGGGAATTTGGTGCTAGTGAAAGACAGCAGATTAATAGCCCCATACATTAAAGGCCTCTGATCTACAGAACAGGAACAGTCCAGGCAGCATACTCCATCGCCAATGTTCTGTAATCTGATCTAGAGACTGCTTTTAAAGACGAGAACAAACTCTAGTCTAAGGCCCATTCCTCTCTTCTGCCAAGAGCAAACAAGGGGACCAATTAGTACCAGGGTTGTGAGGTATCTGTTTTGTTGCTTTTAAAGCAAAGCATTTTTCCACCAAGAAATGGATTGAAACCCACTGTCCCAAGCTTATAATGTTTTGTTTGGGTATAGGATCCAAACAACTATTCATCTTTATGCTTATTAATTATCTGTTCTCTGAACATTTAGAAAAAAAGAGCATGATGTTAAGAACCTTTTATTGGAAGATGCACTCATTAAAGTATATTTGGGACCTGAATAGGCCTCTAAAAATCTGAGGAGTGACATGACTTGTATAATGGAGAAATAATTCTATTCACTCAAACTTTATAAATAGAGCAATAGACAAGGTTGATTTTATAATTTATTGCTCGTGCATTCCTATTCTGGCCCCCTAAGATTCTCCAAGGGAAAGTACCTAAAAGGAACTTCCTTGCCTACAAAGGCTGTATGAACAGCCTAGATCTCAATCTCTGGAAAAAATACttcatgcccctccccctgcaacaGATTAGAGGGAACCTAGCAGATCTTTTATATCTGTCATTCTCATGATTCGAACGTCTCTTCTACCTGGTAACCAATGTGAGAACATTTTACTGCCAAGGGCTAGAGAAAATATGGCCTGAAAAAGCAACAGCCAGCAAGACTGCATGTCATATGACTCTATTTGGCAGTGACGGATAAGCTACATCAGGCAAGCCCCACGCTACTAAGTCTAGTTGTGGGGAGAAATGTTTCATCTGGTGACCTGACACAGGATTACAAAATGCTTCCCACAATCATGAACTAAAGAGATAAAGAAGTTTTTAGAAGGGGACATTAAAGGAGAAGTAGACGAGGGAGAGTGCTAGACTGGGGAGAATAGGGACGTTCCAGAGAACTAGAGGGAGATCAGATATTACTGGGTTTAGAAACTGTAGTAAACACCTTATGCAGAAATGCCTATAACAAAATaaagcgagacaaggtgggtgaggtaatatattttattggacccacttctcttgttgaaagaaacaagcttttgagcttacacagagctcttctgaaggtctaaagaagaactctgtgtaagctcaaaatcttgtctctttccccaataaaagtcagtccaataaaagataggacctcacccatcttgtctctcataTATCCTGGGACCACCATGGCTAAAACACCATTGCATATAACAAAATAAAGAAGTTGAGACCAAGAAGCAGATAGGAAGGTGGCAGTGGAAAGAGAATGTTCCTCTCACACACATATAGTAATAAACCATCCACTCGACAGAGTCAGAGAGAAAATAAACGTCCCAAAGTTTGCTCTCAAGGATGCCATAGACATTCTCTGCATGTGCTTCAAAGGAGAAAAATTCTAGACTCACAGCCCCTTCAAACTGAGGCCTAGCATCCTACCCTCTTGAGGTGATACATGGGATGTGGTCAGCAGCTCTTACCACACTCAACTCCATAGTTGGTTAGGTACCACAATGGCAGGTGCCTTCGATTTCACATCAGGTATTAAACATTTTGCATGTCTACAGGGCATTTTAGATGATACCACTGTGCTAAGCAAACATTTATTAAATCTCATAAGCCCAGGGGGAAAGGTCAGTATTACTAGCCACATTTTACAGACGAAAAAAATGAGGCAAAGAGAGGGGAACTGGCTTGCTCAGGTTACGcagtaaatcagtggcaaaaATGTAATTAGAATCTAGGAATCTCAAGTCTTAACCCTACACTAAACAATGctgcttttttaaaagcaaacaaacaaacaaacttaatTGGTTCCCTGTAATGAGCTGTATTGCTTTGTTAGTCTAAAGATTGTAGTGGAGTCTTTACTGGTGCCTGGAGACCAAAGTGCTAGGAACTTAAGCAAATCAAAGTTATTATTATCTCCCTTACATGAGGCAATGCTTACACCATAGTACATTTCTCTAAATATAAAGCAGCTGGTACACTAGGGAACAGAGAAACAACCCAGTACCCTGAGGGATAGAGGCTGTTGGAAACAAACTACTGATAAACAACTGTATCAATCAAGAGGCAAGTTAGGCTTGGTCTATGCTTAACAGTTATGTCAGGATTGGTACATCAgtgaggggtgtggaaaaaacccAACACATATGGGTTTGGAACCCAACAAAAACCCACAGTGTAGTTTCAGCTATGATGGAAAAGGGCTTCTGTCGACATAGACAATATCGTTCGGGGAGGTGTgttcctacactgacagaaaGACTCCTTCCATGGGCTGTGTCTATACTAGTGGGCTGTACTAGTATaggatctgtagtgtagacatagcctaggggGCTGTGCGGACATAGCTATACCATCACAGGCTAGGttacgcagtgtagacatacctagacCTCGGAAGAGGTCAGAAGCAGCTTTGTTAACTTCTTCCCAAGGCCTCAGCCAACCCGGTTCTAAAGATGGGTACTGAAAACAGCGTGCTAGAAAGCTGGAAGTAGCAGCTGCACAAAGCTCTGATTTTGCAGCAATAGCATAACTAGAGTGAAAGCAGACTACCTTGTTACTAGCTGTATCGCTCCTAAATCCCCTTCGGAAGTTCCCACTCCCAGCCCACCCTCCCTATTACTGCTCCTTGCGGTGTAATAGACACTGTACTTCCTCGGCTGCCTGGCAAGCACTGCAGATACcaccctgggagaggggagagcaggcgagatggagggagggaaggaacacCGTCAACCCGCGGTGCTCTCGCAGGGAGGCGCTGCTGGGCTGCCACACCCCGTGCACACGAGTCCCAGCTTCACAGCGAAGGCTGCAAACCCACAGCTCAGCTTGTCCCTCAGTCGCGGCCTGCAGCACTGCCccacagcagctcctccagcccccagcccctgagcgCAGCGGCCAATAGACCCGAGGGACCGGAGCGGGGAGAGCCCGCGCCCCGGGGTCCAAGTGCGGGAGACGCGTCCCGGTGCCCCCCAGTACCTGGAGTCTCAGAAGGCGGAACAGGAGGTGAGCGGCGGCCCTGCGCGTCCCCTTCGGACACGGAGCAGCGGCGGCCTCCCGGCTCCCCAGCCGCGGGGGGCTCGAAGCAGGAGCCGGCGGCAGCCACCAGCACCTCCGACATGGGCGGCCGGCAAGGGGGGCCGAGGCGGCGGGAAGATCCGAAGCTGTCAGCAGCGGCCAGAAGCGGAAACGGCGCCGGCGGAAAGAGCCGAGGGCAGACCGCCTGGGCGTCGCGCGCCTATCGCCCCCCGGCCCGGGCCTTCCCTAGAACGCTTCCACGGCGCATGCCCAGCGGCGGAGCGGGCTGCTCGGCACGGCGGCGCTTCAGTAACACGGCGGCCCAGCCTGGCGGGGAAGGAAATAGCTGCCAGACGCCCGGAAGTGGAGGTCTCCATGGAGACTGTTCCGACGCGTTGCTATGGCTCTATGGCGGGGCGTAGCCGCCCAAGATGGAGCAGATCCCGGAGGAGGAGAGGCCCGGGGGGCCAGGGCCTGAAACCGGATCGGAGACCGGGCCTCAGCCGGAGTCCGGGTCCGAGCAGGGGCCCGAAGAATCCGAGTCCCAGCCTGGCCCGGCCTGCCTCGCCTGGAGCCCCCTGGAGGTGGCTGAGTGGGTTCGGCAGCTGGGCTTCCCTCAGTACGAGGTGAGGGGCAGGGGCAAGGAGGGCGGGGCCGTGAGCTAGCGGGGCGCTGCGCGGCCAGCTGGGGGCTCGGAGAGGGGCGAGCTCGGACTGTTACTAACCCCACTCGCGGTGCCATCGCTTGGCGCTACCGGGCTGCGCAACCGCAGGCCCTCGCTGGAGAGAAATTCCCGCTTCCCTTGCTCGGCCTGGCAGCGCCCCTGAAGCTGGTATCAAGAGCACCCAGGATCTCTGCGTTCTTGGGAAACTCAGGACAAGTTTCCAGCCCTGGTGGTGACGGAGAAGAGCTGGGAAGAGTAAAGCCAGCGTCCCCCAAAGGTTCAGAACCCAGAAGGGGGGGAGCCATTATTTTTAAAGATCTCATTGCTTTTACGCCAGTCTCGTGATTGGGCAGCGGGGAGGCTGACAAATgttggtttttgaatgcttggggttggcagtactgctcACTGCTGTCTAGTGTTTCCATCTGATTTTCCTGCCAGGACTGCATTACAACTAACTGCATCACTGGCCGCAAACTCATCCATGTTAACTGCTCAAACCTGCCACAGATGGGCATAACGGACTTTGACCACATGAAGGTGAGTGCCGCACACAGAGATGCCTTCCTCCATTAGGAGTGTAatttcccatcccctctccaagtgTTCATGTTTGTTCTCTGCCTGCATCAAGATGTaacactgctccagctctgttAATGATAATAGGAGGCTCTATATACTCATGCTCAATAGGACAACTAGAACCTGCCCAAGACCTGGACGGATGTGGTACACAGAATGCAACAATATTTTTCTCACAAGGACTGGGCACACTGTTTTGGCTGCAGTAAGAATCTTCCCGAAGCTTTATGTAAAATTCAAGATGAACCCTGACCCCAAACCTTTTATGAAGTTCAGAAAAgttgtattttaaaagaaaaattatttccatGCCTTTATGCCCATCTGGTTTCCATCTAGGACCTGAGGCAGAAGGGCCACAAAGGAGAAAGAAAGCCTGCTGTGGCAGTACTTCCTGTGTGTGCACAAGTAGGAAACAACAGAAATCTTGTCCAAACACTTGTTTGTTTGACAATTACAACCCAGCTTTGGAGACATAGTGATTCTTCACTGCATTACATCAGTTTTGTGTGGTGTAAttcttctgaagtcaatggaagttcacTAGTGTAAAAGTGGTGTAAGAGTGGAGAAGCAGGGTCAGGAAGTTTGGATCTACACCTGCATTTCTGGGTGTTCAGTCAAACCTCCAGTGTTTTGCCCACCTATGTCCTACCACTTAATGAAGAGATGTGTATATGGGGGGGGAAATGATCTACAaaatcccattttttaaaatcaacaaacTAGTCTTCACTAATTAAAACTGTACAAAAATCCCCATCTAAAGGATCCCAAAATCAGCTAATAAGGAAGGACCAGAAGGAATTTTTACTTGCTGCATTGGGGATGGACAGAGGCTTCACCTTATGCAGTCTCACATGAAATGTTCCATGGTTCAAGGTAGGGTCCATATAGCTCCCAAATGGTCAGAGCCTTTCTAGAGGGTTCTGAGCTAATATGGAGTGCGTAGGCACGGCCCAACGGTAGGAATGTGTACTGATAATACTCAAAAGAGAACTTTGAGAGCTTTGAATGGAAGGCATCAGAGAACTGCAAATTGATGTTAAAGATTTTCAGCCTCCCTCATGAGATACTGTTCGTGACAAATACTATAGAaactgacagaagcatggaataTTCAAACACTACTGTATTAATGTTATATGTATCTTCATGGGCTTGCTAGTGATTGTATTCCTGGCTAAATGGGTCAGACAAGGAATGCTTCCTGCAGGAACTAAAATCTCTGGCCAGGGAGGGGATGAAATTAATTCTACTCCCCAATACCGGAACAAGTCTTTTGAAGTTTCACAGTCTCCTCACTGTGCCCTCCTCCCCGCAATAACACAGATTGGTTTGACCTGGTTCAAAAGGCCTAAAACAACAAAGGACTTGAAACTGTATAAAATATAAACTCTGGCCTAAAGAGAGGATCACTCACATGCTATCCAAGAACTGACAGGCATGTTGACTGTGTCCAAGAGCGACAGGTTCTGCTGTGGACCTGAAGTGGAAGTGGAAGGTAGATGACCACTTGCTAAGCCAGGCATGCATATAAACTGCTTGTTGTTGACTTTTTCTGAAACAGTTTTTTTCTGAATAAATGGTACATTGTTTTATGAAAGCTGGCTGGTCACTGAATAACCCTGTCATTGCTGCTGAGAGAGCAGAACTGAACTGAAGTAAGACCGACTGAGATGATCATAATGAATTGCAGGAGTCTGCAGCCTAAGACCCCCCATCTGGAGGGAGCAAATCATGGGATTTCACCCCAAGAAAGGTGATTCCTAAGACCTATGCGGAGCGCCTCTGAGGAGGCCACAAGGGGTCCAGATGTGCAGTTAACTCAGAAACTCTGATActactatccccatttcacaactttgaaATAGGGTTGTGAGAGAGGAAAGAAGTTGCCCGGAGTCATGTAGCAAGTCTGAGGTATCCTGTCTCTATCTTGTACTTTAACCATCAGGCTCTTCTTTCCTCACTTTCAGTCCATGGCTGAGAAACTAGTATTGACTTAAATAATAATATTCAAGTGCTCCAGCAGGAGAAATGCATTAAAAAGTTAACCTGGTAAAACATTAGCTATAATTGAATGTGACTATGTTTTCTGTATGCCCAACCAAAATACATTACCTAAACCAGCAGAGCCTTTAACAAAATAAGTTTTTTTAAgacacacatagaatcataggactggaagggacctcaagtggtcatctagtccaatcacctgcactcatggcaggactaagtattatctagaccatccctacaggtgtttg encodes:
- the SAMD15 gene encoding sterile alpha motif domain-containing protein 15 isoform X2, with translation MEQIPEEERPGGPGPETGSETGPQPESGSEQGPEESESQPGPACLAWSPLEVAEWVRQLGFPQYEDCITTNCITGRKLIHVNCSNLPQMGITDFDHMKDLRQKGHKGERKPAVAVLPVCAQVGNNRNLVQTLVCLTITTQLWRHSDSSLHYISFVWCNSSEVNGSSLV
- the SAMD15 gene encoding sterile alpha motif domain-containing protein 15 isoform X3 — its product is MEQIPEEERPGGPGPETGSETGPQPESGSEQGPEESESQPGPACLAWSPLEVAEWVRQLGFPQYEDCITTNCITGRKLIHVNCSNLPQMGITDFDHMKEISWHVRELLGIEEPLWSRSIALPYRDNLGLFLEHKAPTGAKADALTFSQFVQEAGLEPYATIPPL
- the SAMD15 gene encoding sterile alpha motif domain-containing protein 15 isoform X4, producing the protein MEQIPEEERPGGPGPETGSETGPQPESGSEQGPEESESQPGPACLAWSPLEVAEWVRQLGFPQYEDCITTNCITGRKLIHVNCSNLPQMGITDFDHMKLQMFLLRRGS